In one Oryza glaberrima chromosome 2, OglaRS2, whole genome shotgun sequence genomic region, the following are encoded:
- the LOC127763070 gene encoding tetraspanin-2-like — translation MAVSNNITACVTLMALICAVPVIASGVWFASAQGEECARLARWPVAILGGLILLAALTGFVGAYWNRRRLLAFYLFAMASLIALLIALLVFAFAVTRGSGAYPVLGRAYDEYHLDGFSMWLRGYVSDDPARWERIKACLVVSDTCKKLARQAGFLTADQFYQSRLSPLQSGCCKPPAVCGYNYVSPTVWAGPAARPAADADCGAWGNDPSQLCYECESCRAGLLAALRAQWHRANVALVVATVALVFLYLVGCSAYKNAQAEALFRRYKW, via the exons ATGGCGGTGAGCAACAACATCACGGCGTGCGTGACGCTGATGGCGCTGATCTGCGCCGTCCCGGTGATCGCCTCGGGCGTGTGGTTCGCGTCGGCGCAGGGGGAGGAGTGCGCCCGCCtggcgcggtggccggtggccATCCTGGGGGgcctcatcctcctcgccgccctcacCGGCTTCGTCGGCGCCTACtggaaccgccgccgcctcctcgcgttCTACCTCTTCGCCATGGCGTCGCTCATCGCGCTGCTCATCGCGCTCCTCGTCTTCGCCTTCGCCGTCACCCGCGGCTCCGGCGCCTACCCGGTGCTCGGCCGCGCCTACGACGAGTACCACCTCGATGGCTTCTCCATGTGGCTCCGGGGCTACGTCTCCGACGACCCGGCGCGGTGGGAGCGGATCAAGGCGTGCCTCGTCGTCTCCGACACCTGCAAGAAGCTGGCGCGCCAGGCCGGGTTCCTCACCGCCGACCAGTTCTACCAGTCGCGCCTCTCGCCACTCCag TCCGGGTGTTGCAAGCCGCCGGCGGTGTGCGGGTACAACTACGTGAGCCCGACGGTGTGggcggggccggcggcgcggccggcggcggacgcggactGCGGGGCGTGGGGGAACGACCCGTCGCAGCTGTGCTACGAGTGCGAGTCGTGCCGCGCGGGCCTCCTCGCGGCGCTCCGCGCCCAGTGGcaccgcgccaacgtcgccctcgtcgtcgccaccgtcgccctcGTCTTCCTCTACCTCGTCGGCTGCAGCGCCTACAAGAACGCCCAGGCCGAGGCCCTCTTCCGCCGCTACAagtggtag
- the LOC127763071 gene encoding CASP-like protein 2D1 produces MRSGEGSTAAAAAAEEEKVKVAAPFRLAELGLRVCAVPLAVASVWEMATNKQVDETYGEVRFSDLSGFRYLVWINAITAAYSVASILLSSCKFITRFDWLIFLLDQASAYLLLTSASAAAEVVYLAREGDREVSWGEVCSYFGRFCGAATVSVALNAAALLCFMALSLISAFRVFTKFNPPSQSNSKQQLSQEQGKPVVSG; encoded by the exons ATGAGGAGCGGCGAGGggagcaccgcggcggcggcggcggcggaggaggagaaggtgaaggtggcggcgccgtTCAGGCTGGCGGAGCTGGGGCTCCGGGTGTGCGCGGTGCCGCTCGCCGTGGCGTCAGTGTGGGAGATGGCCACCAACAAGCAGGTGGACGAGACCTACGGGGAGGTCAGGTTCTCCGACCTCTCCGGCTTCAG GTATTTGGTCTGGATCAACGCCATCACGGCTGCCTACTCGGTGGCCTCCATCCTGCTGTCATCCTGCAAGTTCATCACTCGCTTTGATTGGCTCATTTTCCTCCTGGATCAG GCGTCGGCGTACCTGCTGctgacgtcggcgtcggcggcggcggaggtggtgtaCCTGGCGCGGGAGGGCGACCGGGAGGTGTCGTGGGGGGAGGTGTGCTCCTACTTCGGCCGCTTctgcggcgccgccaccgtgtcCGTGGCGCtcaacgccgccgccctcctctgcTTCATGGCGCTCTCCCTCATCTCCGCCTTCAGGGTCTTCACCAAGTTCAACCCACCATCTCAATCCAACTCCAAGCAGCAGCTGTCGCAGGAGCAAGGCAAGCCTGTAGTTTCAGGCTAG
- the LOC127763033 gene encoding cytokinin dehydrogenase 7: MAARCSIAFMIMASCLSVLVSGGLPGDLFALSVASKLRVDRNSTARASSDFGRIVAAAPEAVLHPATPADIAELVRFSASSPSPFPVAPRGQGHSARGQSLAPGGVVVDMRALASRRGRVNVSAGAAPYVDAGGEQLWADVLRATLEHGLAPRVWTDYLRITVAGTLSNAGIGGQAFRHGPQIANVLELDVITGTGDMVTCSRDKDSDLFFAVLGGLGQFGIITRARIGLMPAPKRVRWVRLAYSDVATFTKDQELLISKRASEAGFDYVEGQVQLNRTLTEGPKSTPFFSSSDIGRLAGLASKSVSGVIYVIEGAMYYNESTSTTMDQKLESILGQLSFEEGFVFTKDVRYVQFLDRVREEERVLRSIGMWDVPHPWLNLFVPRSRILDFDAGVFKGVFAGANPVGVILMYPMNTNMWDDRMMAVASDDDVFYAVGLLRSAAVIGDVERLEKENEAVLAFCNNEDIECKQYLPHYASQDGWQRHFGAKWSRVADLKAKYDPHRILSPGQRIFSSPASMVVASM, translated from the exons ATGGCTgcaaggtgttcgatcgcgttcATGATCATGGCGAGCTGCCTGTCCGTCCTCGTCTCCGGTGGGCTTCCCGGCGATCTCTTCGCGCTCAGTGTCGCCTCGAAGCTCCGCGTCGACCGCAACtcgacggcgagggcgtcgTCGGACTTCGGCCGCATcgtggccgccgcgccggaggcGGTGCTCCACCCGGCCACGCCGGCCGACATCGCGGAGCTCGTCCGGTtctcggcgtcgtcgccgtcgccgttcccCGTGGCGCCGCGCGGGCAGGGCCACTCCGCCCGCGGGCAGTCGCTCGCCCCGGGCGGCGTCGTGGTCGACATGCGCGCGCTGGcgtcgcgccgcggccgcgtcaaCGTGTCCGCGGGCGCGGCGCCGTAcgtggacgccggcggcgagcagctgtGGGCCGACGTCCTCCGCGCGACGCTGGAACACGGCCTGGCGCCGCGCGTGTGGACGGACTACCTCCGCATCACCGTCGCCGGCACGCTCTCCAACGCCGGCATCGGCGGCCAGGCGTTCCGGCACGGCCCGCAGATCGCCAACGTGCTCGAGCTCGACGTCATCACAG GAACGGGTGATATGGTGACGTGCTCTAGGGACAAGGACTCGGACCTGTTCTTCGCGGTGCTGGGTGGGCTGGGCCAGTTTGGGATCATAACCCGGGCTCGCATTGGGCTCATGCCGGCTCCGAAGCGGGTGCGATGGGTCCGGCTCGCCTACTCGGATGTGGCCACGTTCACTAAAGACCAGGAGCTGCTTATATCAAAACGGGCTAGCGAAGCCGGCTTCGACTACGTCGAAGGACAAGTCCAGCTCAACCGGACACTCACCGAGGGTCCCAAGTCGACGCCCTTCTTCTCTAGCAGCGATATTGGCAGGCTTGCTGGACTTGCCTCGAAGTCTGTGTCAGGAGTGATCTACGTAATCGAAGGCGCCATGTATTACAATGAGTCAACCAGCACCACTATGGATCAG AAATTGGAGTCAATACTAGGGCAGCTAAGCTTTGAGGAAGGCTTCGTGTTCACAAAGGATGTGAGATACGTGCAATTCCTTGATCGTGTGAGGGAGGAAGAAAGGGTGCTCCGATCGATCGGCATGTGGGATGTTCCGCACCCATGGCTAAACCTCTTCGTCCCTCGATCACGCATCCTTGACTTTGATGCTGGTGTGTTTAAGGGTGTCTTCGCTGGTGCCAACCCTGTTGGCGTCATCCTCATGTACCCCATGAATACGAATATGTGGGATGACCGAATGATGGCAGTGGCCAGCGACGATGACGTGTTCTACGCTGTGGGGTTGCTCCGTTCTGCGGCAGTTATTGGTGATGTGGAACGCCTAGAGAAAGAGAACGAGGCGGTGTTGGCATTCTGCAATAATGAGGACATCGAGTGCAAGCAGTATCTGCCACATTACGCATCACAAGATGGGTGGCAACGCCATTTCGGTGCTAAGTGGAGCAGGGTTGCCGATCTAAAGGCGAAGTATGACCCACACAGGATACTGTCACCAGGGCAGAGGATTTTCTCATCACCAGCATCAATGGTGGTGGCGTCTATGTAG
- the LOC127764107 gene encoding cytokinin dehydrogenase 6, giving the protein MAARCLIAFMVMASCLSVLVSGGLPGDLFAHSVASKLRVDRDTTARASSDFGRIVAAAPEAVLHPATPADIAELVRFSASSPSPFPVAPRGQGHSARGQSLAPGGVVVDMRALAARRGRVNVSAGGAGAAPYVDAGGEQLWADVLRATLEHGLAPRVWTDYLRITVAGTLSNAGIGGQAFRHGPQIANVLELDVITGRGDMVTCSRDKDPDLFFAVLGGLGQFGIITRARIGLEPAPKRVRWVRLAYSDVVTFTRDQELLISKRASEAGFDYVEGQVQLNRTLTEGPKSTPFFSRFDIDRLAGLASESVSGVIYFIEGAMYYNESTAVSVDQKLTSVLEQLSFDKGFVFTKDVSYVQFLDRVREEERVLRSIGMWDVPHPWLNLFVPQSRILDFDTGVLKGVFAGANPVGVILMYPMNRNMWDDRMTAVSGNDDMFYVVGLLRSAVVPGDVERLERENEAVLAFCDNEGIGCKQYLPHYTSQDGWRSHFGAKWSRVTELKVKYDPYGILSPGQRIFSSLTPMALAAM; this is encoded by the exons ATGGCTGCAAGGTGTTTGATCGCGTTCATGGTCATGGCGAGCTGCCTGTCCGTCCTCGTCTCCGGTGGGCTTCCCGGCGATCTCTTCGCGCACAGTGTCGCCTCGAAGCTCCGCGTCGACCGCGACacgacggcgagggcgtcgTCGGACTTTGGCCGCATCGTGGCGGCCGCGCCGGAGGCGGTGCTCCACCCGGCCACGCCGGCCGACATCGCGGAGCTCGTCCGGTtctcggcgtcgtcgccgtcgccgttcccCGTGGCGCCGCGCGGGCAGGGCCACTCCGCCCGCGGGCAGTCGCTCGCCCCCGGCGGCGTCGTGGTCGACATGCGTGCGctggcggcgcgccgcggccgcgtcaaCGTGTccgcgggcggcgcgggcgcggcgccgtacgtggacgccggcggcgagcagctgtGGGCCGACGTCCTCCGCGCGACGCTGGAACACGGCCTGGCGCCGCGCGTGTGGACGGACTACCTCCGCATCACCGTCGCCGGCACGCTCTCCAACGCCGGCATCGGCGGCCAGGCGTTCCGGCATGGCCCGCAGATCGCCAACGTGCTCGAGCTTGACGTCATCACAG GAAGGGGAGACATGGTAACATGCTCTAGGGACAAGGACCCGGACTTGTTCTTCGCGGTTCTCGGTGGGCTGGGCCAGTTTGGGATCATAACCCGGGCTCGGATTGGGCTTGAGCCTGCCCCAAAGCGGGTTCGATGGGTCAGGCTCGCCTACTCGGATGTGGTGACCTTCACCAGAGACCAAGAGCTCCTCATATCAAAACGAGCTAGTGAAGCAGGGTTTGACTATGTCGAAGGACAAGTCCAGCTCAATCGGACACTCACAGAGGGTCCCAAATCAACACCCTTCTTCTCGCGTTTTGACATTGATAGGCTTGCGGGACTTGCGTCAGAGTCTGTGTCAGGAGTAATATACTTTATTGAAGGTGCCATGTACTACAACGAGTCAACTGCTGTCTCTGTTGATCAG AAATTGACGTCAGTACTAGAACAACTCAGTTTCGACAAAGGCTTTGTGTTCACAAAGGATGTGAGCTACGTGCAATTCCTTGATCGTGTGAGGGAGGAGGAAAGAGTACTCAGGTCTATCGGCATGTGGGATGTGCCACATCCATGGCTAAACCTCTTCGTGCCCCAGTCTCGCATCCTTGACTTCGACACCGGTGTGCTCAAGGGTGTTTTTGCTGGTGCCAATCCTGTCGGTGTCATCCTCATGTACCCCATGAATAGGAACATGTGGGATGACCGTATGACAGCGGTGTCTGGTAATGATGACATGTTCTATGTCGTCGGGCTACTCCGGTCTGCGGTTGTCCCCGGAGATGTGGAACGCCTGGAGAGGGAGAATGAGGCAGTTCTAGCGTTCTGTGATAATGAGGGCATCGGGTGCAAGCAATATCTACCACACTACACATCACAAGATGGGTGGCGAAGCCATTTCGGGGCCAAATGGAGCAGGGTTACCGAGCTAAAGGTAAAGTATGACCCATATGGGATACTTTCACCAGGGCAGAGGATTTTCTCGTCACTGACACCAATGGCATTGGCGGCTATGTGA